One segment of Proteus appendicitidis DNA contains the following:
- the gltB gene encoding glutamate synthase large subunit, with product MLYQKTQEKDNCGFGLIAHIEGQASHKIVRNAIHGLARMQHRGAILSDGKTGDGCGLLLQKPERFFQLVAQEKGWHLAKNYAVGMLFLSQDPNIAKQCRLIVEEELQRETLSIVGWRKVPINTDILGSIALSSLPLIEQVFVNAPAGWRISDIERRLFVARRRIEKRITDNDFYICSLSNLVTVYKGLCMAIDLPRFFTDLADLRMESSICLFHQRFSTNTTPRWPLAQPFRYLAHNGEINTITGNRQWAKARAYKFHTPLIPDLQSAAPFVNESGSDSSSLDNMLELFLNGGMDIVRAMRLLVPPAWQNNPQMDEDLRAFFDFNSMHMEPWDGPAGIVLSDGRYAACTLDRNGLRPARYVITTDNIITCASEIGIWDYQPDEVREKGRIGPGELMVIDTHHGRILHSAETDEDLKRRHPYKLWLERNVKRLTPFEELPEQQATGQRAFDDALLATYQKQFAYSQEELESILHVLAENGQEATGSMGDDTPFAVLSQRPRLIYDYFRQKFAQVTNPPIDPLREAHVMSLATCIGREMNVFCEAEGQAHRLSFKSPILLYSDFQQLINQENPYYQSVHLDITYQPTECNLETALRQLCAKAQQEVHRGAVLLVLSDRNITKERLPIPAPMAVGAVQKALVDNNLRCDANIIVETASARDPHHFAVLLGFGATAIYPYLAYESLAQRVDKKILQASYAQVMLNYRNGINKGLYKIMSKMGISTVASYRCSQLFEAVGLNDSVVELCFAGVDNRINGADFSDFEHDLFNLSKRAWLTRHPLDAGGLLKYAHKGEYHAYNPDVVQALQKAVNSGEYADYQHYANLVQQRPITTLRDMLVLNNKTTPISIEKVEPETELFKRFDTAAMSIGALSREAHEALAQAMNTLGGFSNSGEGGEDPARYGTNKVSRIKQIASGRFGVTPSYLMSADVLQIKVAQGAKPGEGGQLPGDKVTPYIAQLRYAVPGVTLISPPPHHDIYSIEDLAQLIFDLKQINPTALISVKLVSEPGVGTIATGVAKAYADLITIAGYDGGTGASPLTSVKYAGSPWELGLVETQQALVANSLRHKIRLQVDGGLKTGLDIIKAAILGAESFGFGTGPMVALGCKYLRICHLNNCAMGVATQDETLRRHHYHGLPERVINYFRFIAQETRELMALLGVRKITDLIGRTDLLSCLEGVSSKQQKLSLGGLLEIATSPSGNVLYCQENNNTYDKGELNQHIVAQTRDAVEQQKSQTCYFDIRNTDRSVGATLSGIIAKKYGENGLSATPIKLNFTGTAGQSFGVWNAQGVELTLVGDANDYVGKGMAGGRIVISPPVGSAFKSHHATIMGNTCLYGATGGKLYASGLAGERFAVRNSGAIAVVEGVGDNGCEYMTGGIVCVLGKTGINFGAGMTGGFAYLLDEDLTLSQRINTSSIELLPVASFAILAEHLRGMIAEHVRLTGSQQGERLLSQWEYWSQHFKLVKPKSSDVNALLGHPRRSSAELRVQAQ from the coding sequence ATGCTCTATCAAAAGACACAGGAAAAAGACAATTGTGGATTTGGGTTGATCGCGCATATTGAAGGGCAAGCCAGCCATAAGATTGTCAGAAATGCCATACATGGTCTTGCCAGAATGCAACATCGTGGTGCGATTCTTTCTGATGGTAAAACCGGCGATGGGTGCGGATTACTCTTACAAAAACCAGAGCGTTTTTTCCAATTAGTTGCACAAGAAAAAGGCTGGCATCTAGCAAAAAATTACGCCGTCGGGATGCTATTTTTAAGCCAAGATCCCAATATCGCCAAACAATGTCGGCTCATTGTCGAAGAAGAACTACAACGTGAAACGCTTTCCATTGTTGGTTGGCGTAAAGTGCCTATTAACACGGATATTTTAGGCAGCATTGCCCTTTCTTCTCTCCCTTTAATCGAACAAGTTTTTGTTAATGCCCCCGCAGGCTGGCGGATAAGTGATATTGAGAGACGACTCTTTGTTGCCCGCAGACGCATTGAAAAGCGCATTACTGACAATGATTTTTATATTTGTAGTCTTTCTAATTTGGTTACGGTTTATAAAGGTCTTTGTATGGCCATCGATCTACCGCGTTTTTTTACCGATCTTGCTGATCTTCGTATGGAATCTTCAATTTGTTTATTCCACCAGCGTTTTTCAACTAATACCACTCCTAGATGGCCACTTGCACAACCTTTTCGTTATTTAGCACATAACGGTGAAATTAATACCATCACAGGTAATCGCCAATGGGCCAAAGCGCGTGCCTATAAATTCCATACTCCACTTATTCCTGATTTACAAAGTGCTGCTCCTTTTGTCAATGAAAGTGGCTCCGATTCAAGTTCACTCGACAATATGCTAGAACTTTTTCTCAATGGCGGTATGGATATTGTTCGCGCAATGCGATTGTTAGTGCCACCTGCATGGCAAAATAATCCACAAATGGATGAAGATCTTCGTGCCTTTTTTGATTTTAACTCAATGCATATGGAGCCTTGGGATGGCCCTGCGGGCATTGTGTTATCAGATGGTCGTTATGCCGCATGTACGCTAGATAGAAATGGTTTGCGCCCTGCTCGCTACGTTATCACCACAGATAACATCATCACTTGTGCTTCTGAAATTGGTATTTGGGATTATCAACCTGATGAAGTGCGAGAAAAAGGACGCATCGGCCCCGGCGAGTTAATGGTTATCGATACGCATCATGGGCGTATTTTGCATTCTGCCGAAACGGATGAAGATTTAAAAAGACGCCATCCTTATAAACTGTGGCTAGAGCGCAATGTTAAACGATTAACACCGTTTGAAGAGTTACCAGAACAACAAGCCACAGGACAACGCGCCTTTGATGACGCTTTATTAGCCACGTATCAAAAACAATTTGCCTATAGCCAAGAAGAGCTTGAAAGCATTTTACATGTGCTTGCAGAAAACGGGCAAGAAGCCACAGGTTCAATGGGTGATGACACCCCATTTGCTGTACTTTCTCAACGCCCTCGCCTTATTTATGATTATTTCAGACAAAAATTTGCGCAAGTAACAAATCCTCCTATAGATCCATTAAGAGAAGCACATGTCATGTCTTTAGCGACTTGCATTGGACGCGAGATGAATGTGTTTTGTGAAGCGGAGGGACAAGCACATCGGCTGAGTTTTAAATCGCCTATTTTGCTTTATAGCGACTTCCAACAGCTTATTAATCAAGAAAATCCTTATTACCAATCTGTTCATCTTGATATCACTTATCAACCAACAGAATGCAATTTAGAAACAGCGTTACGCCAATTATGCGCAAAAGCACAACAGGAAGTTCACCGTGGTGCTGTATTATTGGTATTATCAGATAGAAATATCACTAAAGAGCGATTGCCTATTCCTGCTCCTATGGCAGTTGGCGCCGTACAAAAAGCGTTGGTAGATAATAACTTACGTTGTGATGCCAATATCATTGTAGAAACGGCAAGTGCTCGTGATCCTCACCATTTCGCCGTATTACTCGGATTTGGTGCTACTGCTATTTATCCTTATCTTGCTTATGAATCTTTAGCGCAACGTGTTGATAAAAAAATCCTGCAAGCAAGCTATGCCCAAGTGATGCTCAATTACCGTAACGGCATAAATAAAGGCTTGTATAAGATCATGTCCAAAATGGGCATTTCAACTGTTGCTTCTTACCGTTGCTCTCAACTTTTTGAAGCTGTTGGATTAAATGATAGCGTTGTCGAACTCTGTTTTGCGGGCGTTGATAATCGGATTAATGGTGCCGATTTTAGCGATTTTGAACACGATTTATTTAATTTGTCTAAGCGGGCTTGGTTAACTCGCCATCCTTTAGACGCGGGTGGTTTATTAAAATACGCCCATAAAGGGGAATACCACGCCTATAACCCTGATGTCGTGCAAGCACTACAAAAAGCCGTAAATAGCGGGGAATATGCCGACTATCAGCATTATGCAAACCTTGTGCAACAGCGTCCAATTACAACCTTACGCGATATGTTAGTTCTCAATAACAAGACAACGCCTATCTCGATTGAAAAAGTTGAACCTGAAACAGAATTATTTAAACGCTTTGATACTGCCGCAATGTCAATCGGAGCGCTAAGCCGAGAGGCTCATGAAGCGCTTGCGCAAGCGATGAATACATTGGGGGGATTTTCAAATTCAGGCGAAGGTGGCGAAGATCCAGCTCGTTACGGGACTAATAAAGTCTCACGCATTAAACAAATTGCGTCGGGTCGTTTTGGCGTGACACCTTCTTATCTCATGAGTGCCGATGTTTTACAAATCAAAGTCGCACAAGGGGCAAAACCCGGTGAAGGCGGACAACTTCCCGGCGATAAAGTGACGCCTTATATTGCGCAACTGCGTTATGCCGTACCCGGTGTTACCCTAATATCACCGCCACCTCATCACGATATCTACTCTATTGAAGATTTAGCACAGCTTATTTTCGATTTAAAACAGATCAATCCAACGGCACTGATTTCTGTAAAACTCGTGTCAGAGCCAGGTGTGGGCACTATTGCTACTGGTGTTGCCAAAGCTTACGCAGATTTGATAACCATTGCAGGTTATGACGGCGGCACAGGTGCAAGCCCTTTAACTTCTGTAAAATATGCAGGTAGCCCGTGGGAGCTGGGCTTAGTTGAAACTCAACAAGCATTAGTGGCAAATAGTCTACGTCATAAAATTCGTTTGCAAGTCGATGGTGGATTAAAAACCGGTCTAGATATTATTAAAGCAGCAATTTTAGGTGCAGAGAGTTTTGGTTTTGGTACTGGTCCTATGGTGGCATTAGGCTGCAAATATCTACGCATTTGCCATTTAAATAATTGTGCAATGGGTGTTGCAACTCAAGATGAAACGCTTCGTCGTCACCATTATCACGGATTACCAGAACGCGTTATTAACTACTTCCGTTTTATTGCGCAAGAAACTCGTGAGTTAATGGCATTACTTGGCGTAAGAAAAATCACAGATTTAATCGGTCGAACCGATCTGCTTTCATGTCTAGAAGGTGTGAGTAGTAAACAGCAAAAACTCTCTTTGGGTGGATTATTAGAAATCGCGACATCACCATCAGGCAATGTGCTTTATTGTCAGGAAAATAATAATACTTATGATAAAGGCGAATTAAATCAGCATATCGTAGCTCAAACTCGTGATGCTGTTGAACAACAAAAAAGCCAAACATGCTATTTTGATATTCGTAATACAGACCGCTCTGTAGGAGCTACATTATCTGGCATTATTGCTAAGAAATATGGCGAGAATGGGTTATCTGCAACACCTATAAAACTCAATTTTACGGGAACTGCGGGGCAAAGCTTTGGTGTATGGAATGCACAAGGTGTTGAATTAACCTTAGTGGGTGATGCTAATGATTATGTAGGCAAAGGCATGGCAGGAGGTCGTATTGTAATTTCGCCACCCGTTGGCTCTGCATTTAAAAGTCATCATGCAACCATTATGGGTAATACCTGCCTTTATGGCGCAACAGGCGGAAAACTCTATGCCTCTGGATTGGCTGGCGAACGTTTTGCCGTCAGAAACTCTGGCGCAATTGCTGTCGTTGAAGGCGTTGGTGATAACGGCTGTGAATATATGACGGGCGGTATTGTCTGCGTTCTGGGTAAAACAGGGATTAACTTTGGTGCGGGAATGACGGGGGGATTTGCCTATCTATTAGATGAAGATCTCACGTTATCACAACGGATCAACACGTCATCGATTGAGTTGCTCCCAGTTGCATCCTTTGCCATTCTCGCTGAACATCTACGTGGCATGATTGCAGAACATGTCAGACTCACAGGCTCCCAGCAAGGAGAAAGATTACTTTCACAGTGGGAATATTGGTCACAACACTTCAAGTTAGTTAAGCCAAAATCCAGTGATGTCAATGCGTTGCTTGGTCATCCTCGTCGTTCATCTGCTGAATTACGCGTTCAGGCACAATAG
- the arcB gene encoding aerobic respiration two-component sensor histidine kinase ArcB → MKLLKGLAQYYVDLMMRLGLIRFSLLLASALVVLAMVVQMAVTFLLAGDVTSIDLVRSIFFGLIITPWAVYFLSVVVEQLEESRRRLSRMVDKLGVMRQRDLELNSQLKENIEQLNLEIQEREKVEKAHLELLEKLKSEMKRRELTQIELEQQSSLLRSFLDASPDLVYYRNEDNEFSGCNRATELLTGKSEKQLIGLTPLDVYDEDIAAKVMETDEKVFRHNVSLTYEQWLVYPDGRKACFELRKVPFYDRIGKRHGLMGFGRDITERKRYQDALENASRDKTTFISTISHELRTPLNGIVGLSRILLDTELSPEQLNYLKTIHVSAITLGNIFNDVIEMDKIERRKIQLDNQPIDFTEFISDLENLSGLLVQPKGLKFTLEAEETLPHKITSDGTRLRQILWNLIGNAVKFTQEGEIKVRIWQEAPDKLFFEVKDSGIGIPKSELEKIFAMYYQVNDSQGGRSATGTGIGLAVSKRLAQHMGGDIRVESELGEGSTFTLSIVAPAIEERHDIESDDELLLPALNILLVEDIELNVIVACSVLEKLGNTVDVAMTGQEALSMFKPDEYDLVLLDIQLPDMTGFDISRKLRKEFDSNELPPLIALTANVLKDKKEYLDAGMNDVLSKPLSVDALTAIINKFWGDGAVSVPCNESSELLNKNEELLDIDMLNQYIELVGPQLITDGLDVFEKMMPSYMSVLESNLTARDEKGISEEGHKIKGAAGSIGLKHLQQLAKQIQSSELPAWWDNVQEWVDELERDWRKDVESLRNWLSDARKK, encoded by the coding sequence ATGAAATTGCTCAAAGGGCTTGCCCAATACTACGTTGACTTAATGATGAGGCTGGGGCTAATTCGCTTCTCATTATTGTTAGCTTCTGCATTAGTTGTTTTAGCGATGGTTGTTCAAATGGCGGTGACATTCTTGCTTGCAGGTGATGTTACCAGTATTGACCTTGTTCGCTCTATTTTCTTTGGGCTGATTATTACGCCTTGGGCTGTCTATTTTCTCTCTGTTGTGGTTGAACAACTTGAAGAGTCACGACGCCGTTTATCTCGTATGGTGGATAAACTCGGTGTAATGCGCCAGCGCGACTTAGAGCTTAACTCTCAATTAAAAGAGAATATTGAGCAATTAAACTTGGAAATTCAAGAGCGTGAAAAAGTTGAAAAAGCGCACCTTGAACTACTAGAAAAACTAAAAAGTGAAATGAAGCGTCGTGAATTGACGCAAATCGAGCTTGAACAACAATCCTCACTTCTACGTTCATTCCTAGATGCCTCTCCTGACTTAGTGTATTACCGCAATGAAGATAATGAATTTTCAGGATGTAACCGCGCGACGGAATTACTGACAGGTAAAAGTGAGAAGCAACTTATCGGTTTAACCCCACTTGATGTGTATGACGAAGATATTGCTGCAAAAGTGATGGAAACGGATGAAAAAGTCTTCCGTCATAATGTGTCACTCACTTATGAGCAGTGGTTAGTTTATCCTGATGGTCGCAAGGCTTGTTTTGAACTACGCAAAGTGCCGTTTTATGATCGTATTGGTAAACGCCATGGCTTAATGGGCTTTGGACGTGACATTACAGAGCGTAAGCGCTATCAAGACGCGTTAGAGAACGCGAGCCGTGATAAAACCACCTTTATCTCAACAATCAGCCATGAATTGCGTACACCGCTAAATGGTATTGTTGGATTAAGCCGTATTTTATTGGATACCGAACTTTCACCAGAACAACTCAATTACTTAAAAACGATCCATGTGAGTGCGATTACGTTAGGGAATATTTTCAATGATGTGATTGAGATGGACAAAATTGAGCGTAGAAAAATTCAGTTAGATAATCAGCCCATTGACTTCACGGAATTTATTTCTGATTTAGAAAACCTGTCTGGGCTGTTAGTACAGCCAAAAGGATTGAAATTCACACTCGAAGCAGAAGAAACGCTACCGCACAAGATAACCTCTGATGGAACTCGATTACGCCAGATTTTATGGAATCTCATTGGTAATGCGGTGAAATTTACCCAAGAAGGTGAAATCAAAGTACGTATTTGGCAAGAAGCGCCAGATAAGTTGTTCTTTGAAGTGAAAGATAGCGGAATTGGCATTCCAAAAAGTGAGCTTGAGAAGATCTTTGCCATGTACTATCAAGTCAATGATAGTCAAGGTGGTCGTTCTGCAACGGGAACGGGTATCGGGCTTGCGGTCTCAAAACGCCTAGCACAGCATATGGGCGGTGATATTCGTGTTGAGAGTGAGTTAGGTGAGGGTTCTACCTTTACGCTCTCTATCGTCGCTCCTGCGATTGAAGAGCGCCACGATATCGAAAGTGATGATGAACTATTATTACCCGCTTTAAATATTCTGCTTGTTGAAGATATTGAACTTAACGTGATTGTTGCCTGCTCTGTTTTAGAAAAACTGGGTAATACCGTTGATGTCGCAATGACAGGGCAAGAAGCGCTATCGATGTTTAAGCCGGATGAATATGATTTAGTGCTATTAGATATTCAACTACCGGATATGACTGGGTTCGATATTTCAAGAAAATTACGCAAAGAATTCGACAGTAATGAACTTCCCCCTCTTATCGCTTTAACAGCAAATGTTTTGAAAGATAAAAAAGAGTATTTAGATGCGGGAATGAATGATGTGCTAAGCAAACCACTTTCTGTGGATGCACTTACCGCGATTATCAATAAATTCTGGGGTGATGGTGCGGTTTCTGTGCCATGTAATGAGTCATCGGAATTGTTGAATAAAAATGAAGAATTATTAGATATAGACATGCTGAATCAATACATCGAACTTGTCGGACCTCAATTAATCACTGATGGTCTAGATGTTTTTGAAAAGATGATGCCTAGTTATATGTCAGTCCTTGAATCTAACTTAACAGCTCGTGATGAGAAGGGGATTTCAGAGGAAGGACATAAAATTAAAGGGGCTGCGGGTTCTATTGGTTTAAAACATTTACAGCAACTCGCTAAACAAATCCAATCATCGGAATTACCAGCTTGGTGGGACAATGTGCAAGAGTGGGTAGATGAGTTAGAAAGAGATTGGAGAAAGGATGTGGAAAGTTTAAGAAACTGGTTATCAGACGCTAGAAAAAAATAA
- the elbB gene encoding isoprenoid biosynthesis glyoxalase ElbB: MKSIAVILSGCGVFDGSEIHESVLTMLALSQNNAEVHYFSPNDLQPTVINHITGEEKSEKRNMMEESARISRGKISPLSEAKAENFDAVIIPGGFGAAKNLCNFATKGSDCEINKDLLRFVQAMHQQNKPLGLICIAPVMLPKMLNAPVKLTIGNDAETARAIEKMGGIHIDCPVDDIVVDEKYRVVTTPAYMLAQSIAQAQVGIEKLVKKVLEMA, encoded by the coding sequence ATGAAATCAATTGCGGTAATTTTAAGTGGCTGTGGTGTATTTGATGGGAGCGAAATCCATGAATCAGTGCTCACAATGCTTGCTTTAAGCCAAAATAATGCTGAAGTTCATTATTTTTCACCTAATGATTTACAACCAACTGTAATTAATCATATTACAGGTGAAGAAAAATCAGAAAAAAGGAATATGATGGAGGAATCTGCTCGTATTTCTCGTGGAAAAATCTCCCCTTTATCAGAAGCAAAGGCTGAAAACTTTGATGCTGTCATTATTCCTGGTGGCTTTGGTGCGGCGAAGAATTTATGCAATTTCGCCACAAAAGGAAGTGACTGTGAAATTAACAAAGATCTCTTAAGATTTGTACAAGCAATGCATCAGCAAAATAAGCCATTAGGGCTAATATGTATTGCACCTGTAATGTTACCAAAAATGTTAAATGCTCCAGTGAAATTAACAATTGGAAACGACGCAGAAACAGCGCGTGCAATTGAAAAAATGGGCGGTATACATATAGATTGTCCGGTTGATGATATTGTTGTTGATGAAAAATACCGTGTTGTCACAACCCCTGCTTATATGCTTGCACAATCTATTGCACAAGCACAGGTCGGTATTGAGAAACTGGTTAAGAAAGTCCTTGAGATGGCATAA
- the mtgA gene encoding monofunctional biosynthetic peptidoglycan transglycosylase → MVLVRKLKKLLIILIALWLLTVVLFSFLPVPFSAVMVQRQISAWSEFDFSYVSHSTWVSEEEIASVMYLAVIASEDQNFPKHWGFDFDAIEKVFKKNHNNGKTLRGASTISQQTVKNLFLWDGRSWIRKGLETGMTPVVELIWSKKRILTVYLNIVEFGDGIFGVEQASQHYFRKPAKQLTSHEAALLAAVLPNPHIYHVNKPSAYTLKRQQWILNQMRLMGGISFLKKNNL, encoded by the coding sequence ATGGTACTGGTGAGAAAGTTAAAGAAACTATTAATTATTTTAATTGCTTTATGGCTGTTAACAGTTGTGCTGTTTTCTTTTTTGCCCGTGCCTTTTTCTGCTGTGATGGTTCAAAGACAAATTTCTGCTTGGAGTGAGTTTGATTTCTCTTATGTATCACATTCCACTTGGGTAAGTGAAGAAGAGATAGCTTCTGTGATGTATTTAGCCGTTATTGCCTCTGAAGATCAAAATTTCCCCAAACATTGGGGCTTTGATTTTGATGCTATTGAGAAAGTTTTCAAAAAAAATCATAACAACGGGAAAACATTACGTGGTGCATCGACTATTTCTCAGCAAACGGTCAAAAATCTCTTTTTATGGGATGGTCGTAGTTGGATAAGAAAAGGGCTTGAGACGGGAATGACGCCCGTTGTGGAGCTTATTTGGTCAAAAAAACGTATTTTAACGGTGTATCTGAATATTGTTGAATTTGGCGATGGGATCTTCGGTGTAGAGCAGGCATCTCAACACTATTTTAGAAAGCCAGCGAAACAACTTACAAGTCATGAAGCTGCATTATTAGCTGCAGTATTACCTAATCCGCATATTTATCACGTAAATAAACCTTCTGCTTATACCCTAAAACGGCAACAGTGGATCTTAAATCAGATGCGGTTAATGGGTGGAATATCCTTTTTAAAGAAAAACAATTTGTAA
- a CDS encoding AraC family transcriptional regulator yields MEYKHILSSNQISLKTFYIENPMIAMVSGAKGTICINGQTIDVSSHLTLIIPKYSQVSCDIVSQFTHKSIELHTLVLCETELQSVFSLLKPFIKSSSPLTSHLPSYHLSTPEVIKSNFGILKQCLPLPHGSPSQETMFMQQCLFFILMAVYQAGVDILNIFRFNYDEPKNQAITHLITQDPQRKWHLDDVAKTLFTTPSTLRRHLNKEGVSFCQLLLDVRMGIALNYLTFSNYSVFQISHRCGFGSNAYFCDAFKRKYGMTPSQFRIQSRQANDPSTINKMSEKIAEPENKVFPIL; encoded by the coding sequence ATGGAATACAAACACATCCTGTCCTCTAACCAAATATCTTTAAAAACGTTTTACATCGAAAACCCGATGATAGCGATGGTTAGTGGCGCAAAAGGTACAATTTGCATCAATGGACAAACTATTGATGTATCTAGCCATTTAACGCTGATTATTCCGAAATACAGTCAAGTTTCTTGCGATATTGTCAGCCAATTTACGCATAAATCTATTGAACTACACACGCTTGTGTTATGTGAAACAGAGCTTCAATCTGTTTTCTCTTTATTAAAGCCTTTCATTAAATCTAGCTCGCCACTAACAAGCCATCTTCCTTCTTACCATTTATCGACTCCTGAAGTAATAAAAAGTAATTTTGGAATTTTAAAACAGTGTTTACCGCTACCACATGGCTCTCCATCACAAGAAACCATGTTTATGCAGCAGTGTTTGTTCTTTATTTTAATGGCGGTGTATCAGGCTGGTGTGGATATTCTAAATATCTTTCGTTTTAACTATGATGAACCGAAAAATCAGGCGATTACACATTTAATAACACAAGATCCACAACGAAAATGGCATTTAGACGATGTCGCAAAAACATTGTTTACGACGCCATCGACATTACGTCGGCATTTAAATAAAGAAGGGGTTTCATTCTGCCAATTGCTATTAGATGTCAGAATGGGGATCGCCTTAAACTACCTTACATTCTCTAATTACTCGGTATTTCAAATCAGCCATCGTTGTGGATTTGGCAGTAATGCTTATTTTTGTGATGCCTTTAAACGTAAATACGGCATGACGCCGTCACAGTTTCGTATTCAATCTCGTCAAGCTAATGATCCATCGACAATAAACAAAATGTCAGAAAAAATTGCAGAGCCAGAAAATAAAGTGTTTCCAATCTTATAA
- a CDS encoding urease accessory protein UreD produces MSDFSGKGWLAEIVLRYEVKREITRLTEKRHIGPLMVQRPFYPEQGIAHTYLLHPPGGVVGGDKLLINIDVQPQAHALLTTPGATKFYRSAGGVARQIQTLKVAANGFLEWLPQENIFFPEAQVRLETHIHIASTARFIGWEIQCFGRPVLNEWFENGNVKGRLNFYIDEKLTLTESLFVDGLQKRSAAMREFPMLGSLYIYPATDELKSLIQQSIEAFSAAYDHVIEYGLTDVDGILVLRLLGSQTEPMMACFAQVWQTVRQHWLGYCPEPPRIWAT; encoded by the coding sequence ATGTCTGACTTTTCAGGAAAGGGTTGGCTTGCTGAAATCGTTTTACGCTATGAAGTAAAACGCGAAATAACACGTCTTACAGAAAAACGCCATATTGGCCCATTAATGGTTCAGCGTCCTTTTTATCCTGAGCAAGGTATTGCACACACCTATTTGCTTCATCCCCCAGGCGGCGTGGTTGGTGGCGATAAGCTATTGATCAATATTGATGTGCAGCCTCAAGCGCACGCGTTGCTCACAACACCCGGAGCTACTAAGTTTTACCGTAGTGCAGGCGGTGTTGCTCGGCAAATTCAAACCTTAAAAGTGGCAGCTAATGGCTTTTTAGAGTGGTTACCTCAAGAAAATATCTTTTTTCCTGAAGCGCAAGTTCGCCTAGAAACACATATTCATATTGCATCTACAGCCAGATTTATTGGCTGGGAAATCCAATGTTTTGGTCGCCCCGTTTTAAATGAATGGTTTGAAAATGGCAATGTAAAAGGGCGTTTAAATTTCTATATCGATGAAAAGCTAACATTAACTGAGTCGCTTTTTGTCGATGGTTTGCAAAAAAGATCGGCTGCCATGCGTGAGTTTCCGATGTTGGGATCACTTTATATTTATCCCGCAACAGACGAATTAAAAAGCCTTATTCAACAAAGTATCGAGGCTTTCTCAGCCGCTTACGATCATGTTATCGAATATGGCTTAACGGATGTAGACGGTATTTTAGTTTTACGGTTATTAGGCTCTCAAACAGAGCCAATGATGGCGTGTTTTGCTCAAGTTTGGCAAACCGTTAGACAACACTGGTTAGGGTATTGTCCTGAGCCGCCTCGTATATGGGCGACATAA
- a CDS encoding urease subunit gamma encodes MELTPREKDKLLLFTAGLVAERRLAKGLKLNYPEAVALISCAIMEGAREGKTVAQLMSEGRTVLTAEQVMEGVPEMIKDIQVECTFPDGTKLVSIHDPIV; translated from the coding sequence ATGGAATTAACACCAAGAGAAAAAGATAAATTACTGCTTTTTACCGCGGGTCTTGTTGCTGAAAGACGTTTAGCAAAAGGGCTTAAGCTTAATTATCCTGAAGCGGTTGCACTGATCAGTTGTGCCATTATGGAAGGGGCGAGAGAGGGTAAAACGGTTGCCCAACTAATGAGCGAAGGTCGCACTGTTTTGACAGCAGAACAAGTCATGGAAGGGGTGCCAGAAATGATCAAAGACATTCAAGTCGAATGCACATTTCCTGATGGCACAAAGCTTGTTTCTATTCACGATCCTATTGTGTAG
- a CDS encoding urease subunit beta, protein MIPGEIRVNQALGDIELNAGRETKTIQVANHGDRPVQVGSHYHFYEVNDALKFEREGTLGFRLNIPAGMAVRFEPGQSRTVELVAFAGKREIYGFHGKVMGKLESEKK, encoded by the coding sequence ATGATACCCGGTGAAATTAGAGTTAACCAAGCATTAGGCGATATCGAACTTAATGCAGGTCGAGAAACAAAAACAATACAGGTTGCCAATCATGGCGATAGACCCGTGCAAGTCGGCTCTCATTATCATTTTTATGAAGTGAATGACGCATTAAAATTTGAACGAGAAGGCACTTTGGGTTTTCGTTTAAATATTCCAGCGGGCATGGCGGTTCGCTTTGAACCCGGTCAAAGTCGTACAGTCGAATTGGTGGCTTTCGCAGGAAAACGTGAAATTTACGGTTTTCATGGCAAAGTGATGGGTAAATTGGAGAGTGAGAAAAAATGA